A single Columba livia isolate bColLiv1 breed racing homer chromosome 22, bColLiv1.pat.W.v2, whole genome shotgun sequence DNA region contains:
- the RHOC gene encoding rho-related GTP-binding protein RhoC isoform X1 has translation MAAIRKKLVIVGDGACGKTCLLIVFSKDQFPEVYVPTVFENYIADIEVDGKQVELALWDTAGQEDYDRLRPLSYPDTDVILMCFSIDSPDSLENIPEKWTPEVKHFCPNVPIILVGNKKDLRNDEHTRRELAKMKQEPVKPEEGRDMANRINAFGYLECSAKTKEGVREVFEMATRAGLQVRKNKKRRGCPLL, from the exons ATGGCGGCCATCAGGAAGAAGCTGGTGATTGTGGGAGATGGTGCCTGTGGAAAGACGTGTCTGCTGATTGTGTTTAGCAAGGACCAATTCCCTGAGGTCTATGTACCGACTGTGTTTGAGAACTACATTGCTGACATAGAGGTAGATGGGAAGCAG GTGGAGCTGGCCCTGTGGGACACGGCGGGACAGGAGGACTATGACAGGCTGCGTCCCCTCTCGTACCCGGACACAGACGTTATCCTCATGTGCTTTTCTATTGACAGCCCAGATAGCCTCG AGAACATCCCTGAGAAGTGGACACCAGAGGTGAAGCATTTCTGCCCCAACGTGCCTATCATCCTGGTGGGGAACAAGAAGGACCTGCGGAACGATGAGCACACGCGGCGGGAGCTGGCCAAGATGAAGCAG GAGCCGGTGAAGCCCGAGGAGGGCAGGGACATGGCCAACAGGATCAATGCCTTTGGCTACCTTGAGTGCTCGGCCAAGACGAAGGAGGGCGTGCGGGAGGTCTTTGAGATGGCCACCCGTGCGGGTCTGCAGGTCCGGAAGAACAAGAAGCGCCGGGGCTGCCCGCTGCTGTGA
- the RHOC gene encoding rho-related GTP-binding protein RhoC isoform X2: MKTMAAIRKKLVIVGDGACGKTCLLIVFSKDQFPEVYVPTVFENYIADIEVDGKQVELALWDTAGQEDYDRLRPLSYPDTDVILMCFSIDSPDSLENIPEKWTPEVKHFCPNVPIILVGNKKDLRNDEHTRRELAKMKQEPVKPEEGRDMANRINAFGYLECSAKTKEGVREVFEMATRAGLQVRKNKKRRGCPLL; this comes from the exons ATGAAAA CGATGGCGGCCATCAGGAAGAAGCTGGTGATTGTGGGAGATGGTGCCTGTGGAAAGACGTGTCTGCTGATTGTGTTTAGCAAGGACCAATTCCCTGAGGTCTATGTACCGACTGTGTTTGAGAACTACATTGCTGACATAGAGGTAGATGGGAAGCAG GTGGAGCTGGCCCTGTGGGACACGGCGGGACAGGAGGACTATGACAGGCTGCGTCCCCTCTCGTACCCGGACACAGACGTTATCCTCATGTGCTTTTCTATTGACAGCCCAGATAGCCTCG AGAACATCCCTGAGAAGTGGACACCAGAGGTGAAGCATTTCTGCCCCAACGTGCCTATCATCCTGGTGGGGAACAAGAAGGACCTGCGGAACGATGAGCACACGCGGCGGGAGCTGGCCAAGATGAAGCAG GAGCCGGTGAAGCCCGAGGAGGGCAGGGACATGGCCAACAGGATCAATGCCTTTGGCTACCTTGAGTGCTCGGCCAAGACGAAGGAGGGCGTGCGGGAGGTCTTTGAGATGGCCACCCGTGCGGGTCTGCAGGTCCGGAAGAACAAGAAGCGCCGGGGCTGCCCGCTGCTGTGA